A single genomic interval of Chitinophaga sp. 180180018-3 harbors:
- a CDS encoding UDP-2,3-diacylglucosamine diphosphatase — translation MSDKRPLDIAVISDVHLGIYGCHAKELVQYLDSINPRILILNGDIIDIWQFSKRYFPKAHTKVIRKILKMIGKGTEVYYLTGNHDEALRKYAGFELSNFTIDNKLILDVNGKKHWFFHGDVYDVTMKNSKWLAKLGGKGYDLLIILNRLVNHLLESLGREKMSFSKKVKQGVKSAVKFISDFEQTVAEIAIDKGFDVVCCGHIHQPLIKEMQVGDKSVTYLNSGDWVESLTALEYNNQQWSLYQHPITKSRVVLADDEDDAAADWDATRIITFPGA, via the coding sequence ATGTCAGATAAACGCCCATTAGATATAGCCGTTATCTCAGATGTACATCTGGGTATATACGGTTGTCATGCTAAAGAACTGGTCCAATACCTAGATAGTATCAATCCCCGTATCCTTATACTGAATGGAGATATTATTGATATCTGGCAGTTCAGTAAACGTTATTTTCCAAAAGCGCATACTAAGGTAATCCGGAAGATCCTGAAGATGATCGGTAAGGGTACAGAAGTATATTATCTCACGGGTAATCACGATGAGGCACTCCGCAAATACGCCGGTTTTGAGCTTAGCAATTTTACGATCGATAATAAGCTGATCCTCGATGTTAACGGGAAGAAGCACTGGTTTTTTCACGGTGATGTTTACGATGTTACCATGAAAAATTCCAAATGGCTGGCTAAACTCGGTGGAAAAGGATACGATCTGCTGATTATCCTGAACCGGCTGGTGAATCATCTGCTGGAAAGTTTAGGCCGGGAAAAGATGTCGTTTTCCAAGAAAGTGAAGCAGGGTGTTAAATCAGCAGTTAAGTTCATTTCCGATTTTGAACAAACAGTTGCTGAAATAGCCATAGATAAAGGGTTTGATGTAGTATGCTGTGGGCATATTCATCAGCCGCTGATCAAGGAAATGCAGGTAGGGGATAAATCTGTGACCTATCTGAATTCGGGCGACTGGGTAGAAAGCCTGACCGCTTTAGAGTATAATAACCAACAATGGTCCCTATATCAACATCCCATTACGAAATCCCGTG